Genomic segment of Gigantopelta aegis isolate Gae_Host chromosome 10, Gae_host_genome, whole genome shotgun sequence:
cacaggatcgtcaaggcccttttcggcaacgactaccggagtgtcataaccatcctcgccgaccagagatggaagcacttcatccccacCTTTGCCGGTTTtccgctcatcagttcgccgtaggccaacctccacaccctaatggccttaacgaggccactcacgtggacatatagatcggactttaaacatttagaccttcgttaaaaaatttatgtcgaaattacttctttttaaaaaatattattaaatagtccgatcctctcttcttttcttatttatttttgaactgtccttctaaaatgctccaaattatataaatattcggccgagcagtcaattctttttatttttggcttgtaattttttttctttaaaaaaacaaaaacattctattaacctttttactaattgctattttcaaactctgcccattttcaacactaccccttcctcccccccccccccccccccccccaatccccacatcccgagtcaggccaccgatctgggcacgttaaactagttatcatcatcatcatcatcgtcaaaCTGCAAAAGCCTTATTAGGTTGACGATATTCGATTTGCATACACAAAAAATggaggataaataaaataaccggtTACTaccttaagatatcggctttatcctgttcaagGTGAATGGCGAATGTTGCTCGACATTCTAAAATTACATCATGAGTTTACGGTTACTTGGAAAACACGGGTCATGACCTCATAACAGCCAGTCACCAACTCAAAATTAATCTCCACCGGCCGTACCctccgagggggggggggggggggggggggggcagttgcctatagcatacacatctcagggtttaatttgtagtgtttcatttatttataaaaagtagtgcccaaAAATAGTGGAAAGTATCAAATTAACAGCTTTTCCATGCCATATTAGACGATTTGACATATCCTTACTATTTTCTGGTTTTGTACATACACTTGAATTGGATAATGGATTGATTGAATGACGTGTGGATGGAAAGGATCAACCAAACAGAATGAAACGAacaaatacatgcatttatgaacgaacgaacgaacgaacgaatgaaatGAATCTGAACACTCACGAACGAACAtcaacgaacgaacgaatgggCGTCAGATTCATATAAATTTGCAGAATAGCAATAGATATATAGAATACGAGATTGACAAGCTTATGGCTGCAGGCACAAATATTCAGACTGCTAAATATGAAACTTATTTCAAGATCTACGTCTTTACAGTCATGTTCCAATGTACATGCGGAACGTGTtctttatatattagtattgaAGATACccatcaatataatattatattgaataTCCCCAAGCTAGAAGGATCACCCAAAGCGAATATTTTGGATGACAGCGTTTCATGTTCGAATCATCAAAAATGGGCAGTTCGGTAAAGAAATGATGACTAATGCGATGCTATGTGCGACATTTCAACGATAATTCATTGCTGATCTGTGACCTGTCAAGTGTATACATCAAAGTGTCGTGATAACAAACGGGGTGGCTTTGGCGGGTTATATGTTTTACGAATTCATGTAATAAGTGAATTATTACACCTCATGAGTGTAATAATCGGTGTCAGTAATAACTGCACTGTGCAAATAGACGTGGGTGGTTGATATATGTCAGTCGGATCTGGACGCGATTGTGAACTAGCGGagctataaataaatatactgatCAACAAGAAGAACACGGATATTTTCATTTATCATCCACtgaaggcttttgtaggagatttcgctggcactataatttgcgatatctcctgcgatgttctccgcttcttataatcttgattggtcaaattttaatcacaaaacaatattttgttacgtcactgtgtttgtttcagcgctaaacctatcattagtgacgtcacgccactgctgTTCTgttagttaacgagtctaccgctgccaaatatagtgacattcaacccacgtTACTGACATTTTTTTACAGCTGTCGCAAAttaaaagaatgataatggatgataaaaagaatacacccctcgtgtcttgtgatatcataatttatcagcactcgttgataaaagtataaaaatcctcggcaagcctcggatttcatacttttatcaattcgtgctgataaattatgatatcacaagacactcggggagtatcctccacacacacacacacacacacacacacacacacacacacacatatatataaatatatatatatacagtagaatctcattggctcgaacactgtcggtgcatcaatgtctgttcgacccatcgggtagttcgaaccatgcattcggccgttgtcgggtgcttctgtaacacaaaaatcaatcgGACAACCTCGCATGTTTCCGTAAAACCGGCTTGGGCGAGATGATCCGATTGACTCATGAATTGATTGGTGCTATTTGCAAAGTTCATTCATCTAACGATTACCGCATTACAATTGCAAGATAATTACGGACAGGTGCTGAATAAACAACACGATAAGCGTGAAAGGATAGACGaacaaattatacatacatttttttttttatatttcttcggATAAACGTAgtcgttcgagctaaatatgtttaattttacagttcggaccaataaactgtttcgagagaaagcttctgttcgaccctaggggtattcgaccaatcagcaccaaaataaagggtttcaatagagagaaaaattgggacattgttcttggttcgagaataccggtaggttcgaccgtaGGGCGTTccagccaatgagattctactatgtgtgtgtgtgtgtgtgtgtgtgtatatatatatatatatatatatatatatatatatatatatatatatatatatatatcaggggtcGAAATACTTCCCGGGGGCAGCATGACTCGATCCCTTTATAAACGTAGGTCGCCACTGTCTAAACCCTctgctaaaatccctgcacacgcacctgcttagaataataatattttttatttgtaccaACAGaagcaacaacaataacaataacacagAATTAACACAAATGGCGCCATAACCATCTCTTTATTACACTCGACGCCACAAAACACGTACATTTTTTACAAACCAAAATAAAGAATTCAGATGACAAGACATTAAAACTATATGCATGCAactaaatataaacaataacataAGATTTTGGAAGAAATAgacctgttttatttatattgatgatcAAACACTTTCTTTGGGCTGCTCAAGCTTCAAACAATTGttatatattcatttcattttaacttatttttgtgcttatatccaattaaggttcaagcacgctgtcctggacacacacctcagctatctgggctgtctgtcaaggacagtgggttagttgttagtggttagtgaaaaagaagagggtgtaatggccttacacctaccctttgatcccttaagaactcgctctggggtTGGATccggcaccgggctgcgaaccctgtacctaccatcctgtagtccgatggcgtaaccacgacgccaccgaggccggtccaattGTTATCAACAATATTCAGACGCACGCGTCTCTGATAAATACACGTGTACATTTATCACAGGTCAACACATTTTGAAGCTGATCTCGACCCCAAAGACAAGATCTAGGTCATCGTAACATACATATTCTTAGACACGTTCTTTCATAGCAATGTAttaaacccccaaaacaaaacaacaaaacaaaagaaaacacaaaagaaaccaaccaacaaacaaaaaaacaaacaaaaacaacaacaaacaaacaaacaaacaaacaaaaaactaaacaaacatcccAAATAACAAataccccccaacccccccccccccccacacacaaaccaaacccccctaaagcaacaacaacaacaacaaacaaacaaacaaacaaaaaaacccacaacacaacacaacaaaaaacaaagcaacaacaatacaaacacaaaaaataaagcacaaaataaacatacaaaacaaTCCATAATATTGACGATACTCAATAATGTTTTAACCGAACGTTGTTAAGTTTGTAAACTAGTATTTGCGACACGAAGGCTGCTACTTACACATAGTCTACTCTTAAGAATTGAAGTAGAAATGGATCTTATTATTAAGTACTTTCAAAGATCATAGCATCATTATTAAAGAACCTTTTAGACATCAATCCTAAGGCACTGGTTGGCACTGGAAAAACATGGTCCACCAATATCATGACACATCGCACTTTATGTGAGCGTTCTGCCACGCAGTTACATCCCTTTGCTGTTACTCGCCAAGGATAGCCTATGCCAtggaaaacagtttgttttgtgtaacgacaccactagagcacattgatttattaatcatcggccagaCAGGTGGTAActtggacatatagtctaagagaagaaacgcgctacatttttttccattcgtagcaagggatcttttacatgcactatccctcaaacaggatagcatataccacaacctttgatataccagccctGGTTCATTGGCTGAAAGGAccaatagcccaattggcccattgatgaggatcgatcccaaaccgagcgttgtaccactgggctacgtcccgaccgcCTATGTCGTGGAAGCATGTTTCTTCTCCTTGTGTTTTAATACTAATCTgacacatattttaaaacattgggCTGATGTGTCGTTCCAAAAAGGATCATGGGGTTGGATGGAGACAAATAGTTTAATCCCCTTCTACTAGTAAAAACCCCCAtacatacacccccccccccccccccctccccttccccgtTGATCAAAGATTTTAAATGACATTGGGTCATTACTGCATGTGCAGCGTTTGTGCCAAGGACACCTTTCTGATTCGGCATGACCGACCGGAAACACTGATTGTGTGGCAGTATTATGAGAAAATGTGAGTTATGGTTATTAATAGTGTTCACAGTCGGTCAGCGGAAGCGCTTTTATGAAAAGATGATGTATTGCTATCTTACCCACGGAAAGACAGTCGATGACAAAAGGAATATCACTTTTGACTTTGACATACACAGATTCCAGTATCATTATTGACTTTGACATACACAGATTCCGACATCTTTATTGACTTTgacggggcgggatgtagcccagtggtagagcgctcgtctgatgcgcggtcggtttagaatcgatcctcgtcggtaagcccattgagctatttctcgtttcagacattacaccacgactggtctatcaaaggccgtggtatgtgctatcctgtccgtgggatggtgcatataaaagatgccttgctgctaatcgaaaaagagtagcccatgaagtggcgacagcgggtttcctctaaccgtaaccgtacataaaatgtgttgagtgcgtcgttaaataagacatttccttcctgttgtCTTTGACATACACAGATTCTAAAATCACTTTTGACTTTGACATCCAGAGATTCTATATTCACAATGATGAGATAAAATTGTCTTCCCTTCATGTTTACAGTTTTCTCTATTGCcatttgcttttttaaaaaccaagaaCAATTATTGAGCGAATAATCCACCTGTATTGTTCTGTTTTTATTCACAGTACAGTATATTATTTCGACTTATCATATGCAAAGGCATACGCCAGgctttgttttaaatgtaaaaaccTACAGTAAATTGTAAGCCTATAAATAAACAATAGAAAACAAGTGACGTGTTCAGGGGGCCGAACGCACGCGAACAACTTGACTGGTACCAACATCGtctatcacatcacattcaCCTAACGTTTTGCGTATCACTCAGTAAAGCTAGCTACCGAGATAGCTCGCCCTCCTGAACACGCCGAAGTTATGAGAGTGATCCATCTTAGCAAATGTTCAAAcctgtgctccacaattggAATATAGGAATGTCAACGGCCGTTTTGTCTGTAGTTGAAATACACTCATGTAGaataagataaaataaataacagaataTCTGGAAGATACAGCGTTGTTATGACCGACTTTGATCAAGCATCATGCTTATTAggcataattaaaaacattcgaTTGTTTATCAAGACATAAGTAGGTTTTTTCACAATAGACTTGATTTGCCATATTTTGTACATAATGGACATCTTAAAGAGACTATGACGAGCGTTCAGTAAATGATTATTGTCACGAAGCAATGTCCGTGGCGGCTTTTTCTCAGTGACACCTGTTCCAGCATGCCATGTATTATTATTCACTGGCATCTTATGAGGTTTTGCATTTGTACTAGTATTCAACCGTTGATAAATCTCTTTAAGTATTCGAATCTGTCTTTGGATTAGATCCAGTTGCTGTTGATGgcgatgctgttgttgttgctgcagtaCTGATCTATCTGGTGTTTGTTGAAGGTGTTtctggtgttggtgttggtgttggtattggtgttggtgttggtgaaCAGCAGGTTGTATAAGTAAAGGATTTTGTTTCGGTTTTTCTAGGAATATGTGCTGTGAAGATCGTTGTTTTTCTACATATCTTTGTtgtgaattatgtttttgttgttgctgctgctgctgcagctgctgttgttgttgctccTTCTGCTGTATATGTGTCTTTTCCCGATATTGATGCTGTTGCTGCTTCACTGTATGTACGTCTTGTGTATGCTGCTGTTGTTGATTCTGTTCTACAGGTATTTGTTGTGAATATTGACCCTGCTGCTGATgtttctgctgctgctgctgctgctgctgctgctgtgtccTCTGCTGTGTCCTCCgctgtacatgtgtatgttccGGAATTTGATTTTGTCGCTGCTGCACTGCAGCTGTGCGTTCTGTTTGCTGCTGTTGTCGTTGATTCTGTTCTACAGGTATTTGTTGTGAATATTGGCCCTGCTGCTGATGTTTtggttgctgctgctgctgctgttgctgtgtCCTCTgctgtacatgtgtatgttccGAATACTGATTTTGTCGCTGCTGCACTGCAGGTGTGAGTTCTGTTTGCTGCTGTTGTCGTTGATTCTGTTCTACAAATACATCAGCatattgctgttgttgctgctttTTCACAGATGTATTTTCTGGATATTGGTTTTGCTGCTCTACAGTGGATATATGTTGTGGATCCTGcttttgttgctgttgctgtacGAGTGGCTGTTGTAAAAATTTCCTCTGCGTTATGGACGCAGTTTGCTTCAGCTTCTTCTGCTTAGGCTTTTGCTTCTCTTGCTTTATAGGCGTTTGTGGATGTCGTGAAGTATGCATTTGTCTCTGTTGGCATGTAGATAAACTGAGAGGatattgctgctgctgttgttgctgctgttgatgttgctgctgctgctgttgctgttgttgttgttgctgctgttgttgctgctgatgttgctgttgatgttgttgctgctgctgctgatgttgttgctgctgctgctgttgctgttgttgatgttgttgctgCGGTTGTTGATGTTGCTGCTGATGTTGTTGCTGTGGTTGTtgatgttgctgctgctgttgatgTTGCTGCAGTTGTTGATGTTGCtgctgatgttgttgttgttgctgttgatgctgttgttgctgctgctgctgcttatTATGATGGTATTGTATAATTTCATGCTGCAACAGTGATGTGTTATTCGAATATTGAAGTTTATGCTTCTCTCTTGTGTATATATGTTCTGGATAAATTCGCTTCTGTTCCTGTTCATTCTGTTCGTTTTGTGTTTGTGGATATCGCAATGGTGCATATTGCTGACCCACAAAATGTAATACCTTTCCTAAATCTTTATGTTGTTTCTGATACTGTTTATATTTTCCATATGTCCATTGTGGATCTTGTAGGTGTCGCTCAAGTGCTTTTGTTCGTGGATATTGCCGTGGTGACTCGTGCTGTCTATAATGTTCTTGTCTACGTTGTGAGTATTGTCTTTGCTGTCTTGCAGACGCTTTCGGTGAATATTGCCGTTGTTGCTGATATTGTTCATAAGTCTGTTGTGGATATTGTCGCTTCTCCCGTACGGATAGTCTCCGTTGTCGTCGTGGCTCATGTTTGTCATGTGTTCGTGGTAGATATTCTCGCTGCTGACGTCTTGAAGCATCTTGTGGATGTTGTGTTTCCAGCTGTTGATGTTCGGGTAATCTTCCTGAATACTTACTCTTTTGTCTTATGGGTTCTTTTCTAGGATATTCTCGTTGCGGTTTCTGTTGTTTGTATTGTTCATATGTTTGTAGTTGATATCGTGGCGGCTCTCTGACAGATCCTTTCTCTAAATATTGTCGTTGTGGCTGATGTTGATCATTTTGATCATGCGTCTGTTGTGGATACGGTCGTGGCTCCCTTCCGGATGACGTTCGGAGATTCTGCCGTTGTTCATATTTTTGTTGTGAATGCCGCAGCTGCTCTCGTACAGACATTTTCTCTTGATATTGTCGTCGTTGTTGATGTTTATTTGGCTCTTGTGGATAAGG
This window contains:
- the LOC121383537 gene encoding putative uncharacterized protein DDB_G0271606, with product MHTSRHPQTPIKQEKQKPKQKKLKQTASITQRKFLQQPLVQQQQQKQDPQHISTVEQQNQYPENTSVKKQQQQQYADVFVEQNQRQQQQTELTPAVQQRQNQYSEHTHVQQRTQQQQQQQQPKHQQQGQYSQQIPVEQNQRQQQQTERTAAVQQRQNQIPEHTHVQRRTQQRTQQQQQQQQQQKHQQQGQYSQQIPVEQNQQQQHTQDKNRNKILYLYNLLFTNTNTNTNTNTNTRNTFNKHQIDQYCSNNNSIAINSNWI